In Lacrimispora indolis DSM 755, a genomic segment contains:
- a CDS encoding HPr family phosphocarrier protein, with protein MVSAKVVIKNPTGLHLRPAGILCKEAMNFKSTVSFRFKNTTANAKSVLSVLGACVKSGDEITFVCEGADEEEALATMVKAVEEGLGE; from the coding sequence ATGGTCAGTGCGAAAGTTGTTATAAAGAATCCTACCGGCCTGCACCTAAGGCCGGCAGGGATTCTTTGTAAGGAAGCCATGAACTTTAAATCTACGGTGAGTTTTCGGTTTAAGAATACCACTGCCAATGCGAAAAGTGTGCTTAGCGTATTGGGTGCCTGTGTAAAAAGCGGGGATGAGATTACTTTTGTCTGTGAGGGAGCAGATGAGGAGGAAGCTCTGGCAACCATGGTCAAGGCAGTGGAAGAGGGTCTTGGCGAATAG
- the ptsP gene encoding phosphoenolpyruvate--protein phosphotransferase → MFKGTSASAGIGIGKAVSVEEAELKIRREAITDPAAEKIRFQAAAKQAMEETDALAKDLATKVGEKEAEILKGHLLLLSDPMLTSEIENTIDGENVNSEYAIENVCNTYADMFASMGDELMQQRATDMRDIKTRVQKILMGINSVDISALPEGSVIIAKDLTPSMTAGINPEKVVGIVTELGGKTSHSAILARALEIPAVVALEGFLSQVSDGDEIILDGSKGFVMVNPEESVKTEYSAKREAFLKEKKELEQYIGRPTVTKDGVSIELVANIGKPEDVEKVLHYDGEGIGLFRTEFLFMDRTSMPTEDEQFDAYRKVAVAMNGKPVIIRTLDIGGDKEIPYMGLKKDENPFLGYRAIRFCLDRKEDVYKPQLRALLRASAFGNIRIMVPMVTCLEEYREAKALVEELKKELDEKGLAYKKDILVGIMVETAAASLMADVFAKEVDFFSIGTNDLTQYTMSVDRGNDKVSYLYSPLNPAVLRSIRHVIECGRKEGIMVGMCGEAASDPMLIPLLLAFGLNEFSMSASAILNARKLITGYSTKELQAVAEKAMTYATVKEVEDYMREFISNT, encoded by the coding sequence ATGTTTAAAGGAACAAGTGCATCCGCGGGAATTGGCATCGGAAAAGCTGTCAGCGTGGAAGAAGCGGAACTTAAGATCAGAAGGGAAGCTATCACAGATCCGGCGGCTGAAAAGATCCGCTTTCAGGCGGCTGCAAAGCAGGCCATGGAAGAAACCGATGCCTTGGCGAAGGATCTGGCAACAAAAGTGGGAGAAAAGGAAGCGGAGATTTTAAAGGGCCATTTATTACTTCTTTCTGATCCGATGCTGACAAGTGAGATCGAGAATACGATCGACGGGGAGAATGTCAACAGCGAATATGCCATTGAAAATGTATGCAACACCTATGCCGATATGTTTGCCTCTATGGGAGACGAGCTGATGCAGCAGAGAGCTACGGACATGAGGGATATTAAGACCCGTGTGCAGAAAATACTTATGGGGATCAACTCAGTGGATATTTCCGCCCTTCCGGAAGGAAGCGTGATCATTGCAAAAGACTTAACCCCATCCATGACAGCTGGTATTAATCCTGAGAAGGTAGTGGGAATTGTCACAGAGCTGGGAGGAAAGACTTCCCACAGTGCAATTCTTGCCAGAGCTTTGGAGATTCCTGCAGTGGTCGCGTTGGAGGGCTTTTTAAGCCAGGTATCCGACGGGGATGAGATCATACTGGATGGCTCAAAGGGATTTGTCATGGTGAATCCGGAAGAGTCGGTGAAGACAGAATATTCCGCAAAGAGAGAAGCGTTTTTAAAGGAAAAGAAGGAACTGGAGCAGTACATCGGAAGGCCTACGGTGACAAAGGATGGAGTTTCCATTGAACTGGTTGCCAATATCGGGAAGCCTGAGGATGTGGAAAAGGTCCTTCATTATGACGGGGAAGGAATCGGGCTTTTCCGTACGGAATTCTTATTTATGGACCGTACGTCTATGCCAACAGAGGACGAGCAGTTTGATGCCTACCGGAAGGTTGCGGTTGCCATGAACGGCAAGCCGGTGATCATCCGCACTCTGGATATCGGCGGAGATAAGGAAATCCCATACATGGGCCTTAAAAAGGATGAAAACCCATTCTTAGGATACCGTGCCATCCGGTTCTGCCTGGACCGGAAAGAAGACGTTTACAAGCCTCAGCTCCGGGCTCTTTTAAGAGCCAGTGCTTTCGGCAATATCCGCATCATGGTTCCCATGGTTACCTGTTTAGAAGAATACAGGGAAGCAAAGGCACTTGTTGAAGAGCTTAAGAAGGAACTGGATGAAAAGGGACTTGCCTATAAAAAGGATATTTTAGTGGGAATTATGGTGGAGACGGCTGCAGCTTCCCTGATGGCTGATGTATTTGCAAAGGAAGTGGATTTCTTCAGTATCGGAACCAATGACCTGACCCAGTACACCATGTCCGTGGACAGAGGAAACGATAAGGTATCTTATCTGTATTCCCCATTAAATCCCGCTGTTTTAAGAAGCATCCGTCATGTCATTGAATGCGGACGCAAGGAAGGGATCATGGTCGGCATGTGCGGAGAGGCTGCAAGCGACCCCATGCTCATTCCCTTGCTTTTAGCATTTGGTTTAAATGAATTCAG